The DNA region AGCTCGTGCCCGAAGGGCAGACCATGGGTAGCCGCAGGCGTAGCCTGACGGTGCGAATAACGCCACAATCCCCCTTTCTAACCTCCCCGTTGCGTTGCACGCACGGCTAACCCATGGTATCCCCTGTCGGGCGGAGAGCCTCCGCTCCCATAGCCTGCGCCTCCGGCGGAGGCGAGCTCGGAACGTGCGAGCCGACCTCCGCGATGGCCAATAGAAAAAGCTACCCGAGTGCCGTGGGCACCCCGTTAGGTGAAGGAGGCACCAACTCCGCTTTCCGCATGAACTCCCCTGCCTATGTGCCAGCCAGCTTCAGACCTCAACTTCAGAAACGATCAGTCTGATTATTGGCTCTCGAGGGCTGTTGACATGACAAGCTGCAGCTTGCATAGTTGCTTCTTGTTTGAAGTGAGATGTTCTCTTTCTTGGTAACGGATTGTCGGGGGAGTGAGGCTCGTATGAAGACGAAGTGTTTGGTTGTATTGGTTATGGTCTTTGGTCTTTGTGCAGCATTGTTGCTTGCTGCGCAGAAGGCCAAGCGGCCAAGGTTTGCGGAGATTACGACGAATAAGAGCGCGCCCAAACCTCGTGTCCAGCCTGTTGTGGTATTCCGTGAGAAGGCCAACCAGCTTGTGGTTTTCGGAGGCCGGCTTGAATCACTCACTCCGTTGGGAGACCTGTGGACTCTGAACCTGAAGACGAGGGAGTGGTCTCGGATTGAGCCCAAGGATGGTGATTTGAGGAAGCTTTGGCTTGGGATAGGCGTTTATGACACCAAAAGGGACCGGATGGTTGTCACTGTTCCGCTGGTTGAGAAGGGGATTGAGACACACTGGTATAGTTTCTCCGAGAACAAGTGGCACGATGCATCACACAGCGGTGATATTCCCACGTGCCGGATGCTGACGGCATCTGTCTATGACCCCAAGTCGGACTCGATGGTCTTTTTCGGAGGATCAGCCTGGGTCAACCCGGACAACACACGATATCGGACAGTGTATTTCAATGATGTCTATTCACTTTCGCTGGAAGATTTCAAGTGGAAGAAGTTGGAGACAAAGGGCGACATTCCCGAGCCGCGCGACCGGCACAGCGAGATATATGACCCCAAGACCGGGTCACTTCTGGTCTTCGGTGGAATTGGGACAGGTAAGGGCGGCTCTGAGATGGATTTCAGCAACGTCTATTCGCTTGACCTAGCCAAAGCTGAATGGAAGAAGATCGAGACCAAAGGCATCGTGCCTGGGTTAAGGTCAGGGCATTGTGCGGTTTACGATCCCGTCAGGCACCGTATGGTCGTTTTCGGCGGCCAGGATGATTTCAAACATAAGCATTACTTGGAGCTTCTGGCGTTGGACCTTACGACGTATGAGTGGTCGCAAATCCAGCCTGAACTGCGAATGACGCTTCAGGTGTGCGGCGCTGCCGCTGTCTGGGATTCAGTTCAGAAGCGTGCTCTACTCTTTGGCGGGAGCCAGCCGGGCAGGATGCACATGAACTCAGTCTGGGAGTTAGTCGATAACTAGCCGCCTGGGTATGCGACGACTCAAACGCACGGCGACGATGTTCGCTACCAACGCGAGTAGCCAATAGCGTCTGGATAGAACCGCTCAAACGTAGGAATGTGCGCCTTCTGCGCCAGGTACTCGCGGTCAGAGGACGTCGATCGGGCGAAGGAATCTGAACTCGCCGGGCGACGAGATGCCGCAGTAGAAGTGAATCGGCTCAATTGATAAGCCATACGGGACCTGCGCCTCAATTAGCGAATAGCGGTCGAGATAGAAGTGAACGGGCGCCGCAAACGGGATGCCGCTCGGCTCCGGCGTGAACTCCGGGTAGAACAAGAGCTGGCCATCGCCTAAATCGCAGGCGATATAGATGTCGATGTCCCGCGCCGGGCCTGGGTTGACGAGGGTGAACGTCGCCTTGACCTCGCCGACGGTCTCCGCGTTGGCCTTGTTCCAGCCGAGCGACTGGACCGAGCGCCTCAAGAACAAGTCCAAGAACGCCCTCGCGCTGAAGCTGCTGATGGGGGAGGGGTGAGGCGCGATCAGATGGCCTCTGGTCCAAAGTCAATGATGTCGCGAAGTAGGTGAGGATGAAGATCTTTGCGAGGATCACATGCCTTATGCAGAAGCCGTTTATTCTTAAGCCCACATGCGACCGTCTTGCCCTTTAGTATGTCGATTTGTTTCTCTGTCAACGGCAAAGTGATCAGTACGGGGAACCAACGGACCTCAACTTCCCCATTCATTCTTCTCTTAAGACCGCGTAGGATTCTCCGGACTTCTTCAGAAGTGTGTTTGAATTTCTGGTCGAATTTGGACCTGCCCCGAATGTCTTTCCTTTTGGGTCTTGGGAGTTGACTTCTGATCTCTGCAAGGACAATAGCGATGAAGGGCTCGCGTCCGTCATCTCGTTCATAGAGTATGATGCAATCACATTTGCGCCTTTTTTCTTTCTGAATCAAAGGCTCGCCCAAAACGACGAATGAGTCTTCTGGCACCTCTTCGGTGCAGATATGGCATTCGTGTTCCTGGTCACCTGGGAGACGGACGGGTTCTCTACATCCCTCTGGCCTGATCACCTCCTTCAGACTCGTGCGATTCTTGAGATAATCCACGGCTCCTTGGCGATCTCTCCTCAATCTACCATTCGTCATCCAAGTATTCCTTGGGATCGATCTGACGTCTGAGATCAACTAGCTCGTCATACATCGCATGGCTAACCTTGACGAATTCCTGCTCGGAGAATCCCTCCTCCGTAACCTCAAGCTCCTCAGTCCGATAGGCTGTCCCCTTCTTGATCCTGTTGTCCCTCTTGAACAGGTAGGCACCGACCTCATCATGATTGAGATAGACGTCTGGGAGGTCATCTGATTTCTCTTTGAATCGCTTTGCCCTTAGCTCGCCCCGCAAGATGTAGTTGTTGATCTGCCCAAACAGATAGTCGCTGTGCGTCGTGATGATCAAATTGACGCCCTCCCGGACGAGCTTCACAAGGTACTTGGCGAGCACTCTGATATTCGCTGGATGCAGGTGGGCCTCAGGCTCGTCGATGATGAGGGCATCTCCGGGTTTGATTGCATACCTCAAATACAGAAAGAGTGGCGCTAGCTCGGATACGCTTGATGAGGCTCTGTAAAGAGGGATTTTGCCGCCTTCGAACTCATATAGGAAAGTCGGGGGCAGATTCGGATGCGCTACTTCCAGGACTATCCGGCCCTGAATCAAATCATCGGACATCTGGATTTCCATCTTGGCAAAAGGTCCTTCTGGTTGAGGCAAATGCGTCAGGAATGTCATGAAGTTGGAGGTCACGCCAGTTATAGTGGGGATCTCCGATCTCTCGTGCCCGGCTTCGCCCATCTGACGGAAGACGCCCGAAACAAGAGGTTTATAGACCTCAAGCAAGGCTGATCTGGGGGCGGGTAGGTAGTGGAACTCGCGCTTATGCAACCTCCGCCTCTCCTCACCGAAAGCCTCCAGGAAGTCGTGCCAAAACCCAAACTGTGCAGTTCGTGCAAGGTGCGCCAGCAAGAAGGCGATCTCCTCATCGTGCGCAAGATCCGCCTCATGCTTGTCATTCGCCACGGCTTTGATCCTATCGCATATGCTGCTCAGCTTGTTCTCCGCCACAAGGGCATGCAATAGCTTCTCATTTCCCCCAATCCGTATCTCCCCTACATCCGAACCAGAGTCATACTTGAGATCTAAGTGGCGAGTTCGGCAGAGGAGTTGAAATCGCTTTTGGCCTGATCTAGCGAGGTCGGAGCCTTTCGTGCTGAACGATGTCCCGATTTGCCCTGCTATATTCTTTCGTAATAGCTCTTGCTGATCATCGAGAAGCTTGGGGAAGAACCGGCTGAGGAAACCGGCTATATCGAGTCCGCCATCCCCAAATGCGATCAAATCGGGTGCCAGAGACTTGAGGAATGCGTCATATGACTTGAACCATTCGGCTCCGGAGGGATCGGCGGAAAAAGAGAATTGATGAGAAGCTTTCTCCCTGATTCTCAATACTCGAGCCGGCATTACGGCGTACACGGAGACTATCTGCAAGGCCTTCCACAGCGAATAGAACATCGTCGCTACATACGTCTTCCCTGAGTTATTCGGGCCGATGAAGATGGTTAGTGGTTTGAGGTCGATTTCGGCCTTTCGGAGCGGGCCGAAGTTCTCGAGCGTCAGCTTGAGGTCCAGCGGTTTTGGCTTCGTCTTTTTTTTCTTCTTTGGGCTCATTCTTTGAGGCCCTCCTTTGTGCAACCGCTTCAGGGTTGATTTCTTATTCTCGTTTTCACGTTTCCGTAGGTTTCACCTACGGCTACCCACGTTATCCCCTTTCAGGGAATTGAAGGATTACAGTATTTTCTCGCGGCAAGCGCATCGCCCACCGTCTGGTTCCTTCAACTGACCTAAAGATACCACCTAGGGGAAGTCGCATCAAACGGTTCAGGTAATTCATGGGTTAGCCATCAATCGCCTTGCGATTGGCGGCTGGCCGAGAGGTTGCCTCGCAACATCTCGGCGCAAGGCACAAAAGCAGCGGAGGGGTGTGGGGGTGCCCACGGCACACGGGAGAACGTTTCGGATTATCTTTTGCCCTGTTGGCTCGCACGTTCCGAGCTCGCCTCAGCCAAGCTCCGTTATTGTTTGTGGCTGTCCCTGCATACGATTAATCCCGCCTGGTCAGGAGCCTTGCGGCGAGGATGCTGAGTTCGTAGAGGGCGAGTAGGGGAATGGCCATTAGGATTTGGGTGAGGGCGTCGGGCGGCGTCAAAATGGCCGCCACGATGAAGATGAGAACGATCGCGTATCGCCTGGCTCTTCTAACCTGATTGAGCGTCACGATGCCTGAGCGGACGAGAAAGACAATTACGAGCGGCAGCTGGAACACGAGGCCGAAGGCGAGAAGGACGCGGGCGCAGAAATTGACGTAAAAAGCCAGCGAGATGTTGGGCGCGGCGATGCCCTGTGCGCTTTTTAGGAAGAACGTGAAGGCATAGGGCAGTATCGTGAAATACGCGAAGAGAATCCCCGCAGCAAAGAGGACCGTGGAGAATATGACGAGCATCAAGCCGGCTTTGGCTTCCTTTTTCTTGAGAGCCGGCAGCACGAATGCCCAGACCTGGTGGATGATCACCGGGAAGGCGACGATCGCGGCTGCCACGAGCGCCACTTTGATATGAGTTACGAAGGCTTCCTGCACTTTAAGTATCGCCAGGGTTCCTTCGGGCGAGAGAGCCCTTTTGATCGGCGCTATGAGCACGAGAAGAATATGGTCGGAGAAAACGTAGGCAACTGCGAATCCGGCAATCACTGCCGCGATGCAAACGATGAGGCGCCTCCTGAATTCGGCGAGATGCTCGACAATCGACATCTTGCCGGAGTCTCGCTCGTCGTCAGCCTGGGGCTGGGCCATCTTTCACTACGAGCTCTCCCCGGCTGCCATCCGCTCTTGCTTGCTGGCCTTGATTATCTGGAAGAAGGATGTTTTGCCGACCCAGCACAGGATGAAGCCGAGTATCGTTACGGGGATGATGGACAGGGCCCACAGCATCAAGGCGTAGCTGGTTGCGACCTGCTCCTGAACGCCAAGCAAGACCATCGCTGCTGCGGCCGCTAGCTGGAATATGCCGATGAACCCCGGCGAGGATGGGAGCATGACGCCGACCGTGAGTATCGCGGTCACGAAGAGGCCCATGTGGATTGGGAGCGTCAGTCCGAACGCGAGCGAAAGCAGCCATGGGCCGATCGCAATTGTGCCCCAAGTCAGAAGCGACCACACAAAGACATTTGCTGCCTGAGCTGGCGTGTTAATCGAGGCGATCCCGTCGGAAAAGGAGAGCAGGGCGTCTGTTACTTTACGAATGGCGGTCTTGGGCGCGAAGAAGAGCACTTTGGAAATGACGAGCTCTGTTTTTTTTGATGCAAACCGCAAGAACAGGAGTATTGACATGATTCCGAGGTACAGAGCGAGCGTCGAGTAACCGAAGTAGCGTAGCCTTTGCTGGGTGATAGCCGCGACTATTCTCTGCATTGGCTCGCTCAATTGGGAGGGGTCTGGTGGCTTGGGAAATGCTGTTACAGTGAGCGCCAAGACGAGGATGGCCAGGACGCAGAAGCCGTCGCAGAGCCGCTCGACGACAATTGTGGCGAAGGTTGATGTTGCGCGGATATTCTCGTTCTTGGCAAGGACATAGGCTCGGACGAACTCGCCGGCACGCATTGGGAAGATATTTGAGGCGGTGAAGCCGATGATGGTGGCCGAGAAAGAGGGGCCAACCGTCACGCGCTTTAGCGGCCTCAACAGAAAGCGCCACCTGACGGCTCTTGCCCAGTAGGTGGTGAAGATCGAGATGAGGGTCAGCAAGAGGAACCCGATTTTGGCCTCCTTCATGGTCTTCCACATCTCGCCGAAATCGCACATTCGGATGAAGTAGTAAAGGCAGCCGGCGCTAATGAGAAGGCCGAGAAGGACCTTCCAGTTTCTGGCCAAAAAGGGCTTTGGTTCGGGAGCAGTGCTTCGAGAGTTCTTCATCGGGTTTTGCTGGAGATCAGGCCATTTTCAACCCGACGACCCAGAATGCAAAGGACATCACAATGATCATTCCCCACAGCAAGCCTTTTCTGGGCAAAAACTTATTATCCTTCGTGAAGGCTGTGAAGATGAACACAATCGTCGAAGTAACCCACCCGGCGAAGCCTGCTACACACAATGCTGCCCAAATCTGAGACAATCTCATTCTCCTAGCGCAATCAGGGAGAGAAACGCACCCGGCACATCCAGTATGACGCAGAAGTATATGTGCCCGCCGCCTAGGCTGTCAAGAAGTGTGGGACTCCCCAATAATCAGATTGAAGAGGGGAATGTTGCGGCCGCGTCGGGGACGGGGCGCATGGGATTCTGCCCGAAAGGGCACACCACAGGTAGCCGCAGGCGTCAGCCTGACGGTAAAAGAGAGCTCCTATGCCGCGAGGATAACCCTCCCGTTGCATTGCATGCACGGCTACCCACGGTATCCCCTGTCGGGGATTGCAGCCTCGCTCCCTCATTTACACCCGCCAAGTAAAGGAAGCAGCAGTCCGGACTGCAACATGAACTCATCTATCTACGTGTCAGGCAACTTCAAGAGACAACTTCGCGCACGGTCAATCTGACTATTGGGGACTCCTCGGTCAAGGGTCGAGGCGAGATTTACCTTGAGTTTTCAACCTCCGCTTACGATAAGGCTTGCCGGTTATAGTAGATTTTTTAGCTGTTGAAACAGATGAGGGACTGTTGTGCTGAAGACCTGGAACTACGGAGGGGTCATCGTCCTTGAGTTGGGCGGTGTTGTCAACGTAACTAACACGCGGAACATCTTCGGCCAGATAAAGCACTTGGTTGAGGACCCGTCCGTCCATAGGATCGTGTTCGACATGTCAGGCGTGCTTCGGGTTGACAGCTCAGGCCTCGGACTACTCGTCAGGATAGCCAAGACGCTCCAGGCGCACAACGCGCAGCTGTGCTTGGCGGGCGTTTCAGGTCCAGTTGCAGAGGTTCTCGAGCACACTGAACTTGATCGTTTTTTCAAGATGGCCCAAGACGTCGATGAGGCGGTCGAGATGTTGGAGCGCGACTCAGGGTCAGGCCACGCCGGCAACTTCATTCCCGATCGCCGGTCTGGTGAGAATCTGGCGGATGGCTTCAGAAAACTCCTCAGGTCCATCAGCCCAACGGTATCTGACGACGAGATCAATGATCTGATAGCGTCAATACAGCAGCTGGAGAAGTGGGAGAGCATGATGGGGCTTTTGGTCGAAGCTTATGATAAGGACCTTCTGGCGAAGGCGGACGAGATCGCAACCAAAAGACTCTCCGTCATACGTGAGGTTGCGATCGGTTTGAGCCACGAAATTAACAATCCCTTGACAGTAATCCTCGCGACGAGCGAGCTGTTGGAGAGAAAGCTCTCCGGCGGCGTCGAAAACGGCGTCCTACAACGACTCAGGTCGATCCAGTCGCAGTGCGAGCGCATCAAGGAGATCGTGGCGAAGGTCTCGGCGATCGTTAAGCCCGTCTCAAGTGAATACTACTGCGGGATGAAGATGATCGACGTCCACAAGTCTGCCTAGCCTGCGCCTCACTCCTCTGATATGACCGCACCTGCATTAAGGGTGCAGCAAGCGGCACCCCTTGTGATTTCATAGCGCCTTCGATCTTTCCTCATTTTCTCATGTCCATTCGTCCCCGTCCGTGGTTGAATCAGCTCTTATGGAACGCATACCTCTGTCAAATGAGCCAGCAGGACTCACCCGCGTGCTGCGGGTCATAACGCAGCTCTCTCGCGGTGGGGTCGAGGCGAAACTCGCGTCGCTTCTGCCGCTCTTGCGAGACCGGGGCTTTGATGTGGCAGTCTGCTGCATCAAGGAGGCAGGCTCGCTTGCGGGGCGACTCGCCCAGGCGGGGGCACGCGTTCACGTCTGCCGCGTTCGCTCGCGCCTCGACCCGGTCGGGATTTTCGGCCTCGCCCGGTTCATCAGGCGGCAGCAGACCGACATCGTCCACACGCACATGTACGCAGCGAACATCACCGGGACGCTCGCCGCGCGCCTCGCCGGCGCTCCTGTCATTATCTCGAACGTTCACAATGTTGGGAAGTTCCGAACGAGGCGCCAGGTTATTCAAGATCGGTTCGTGGCGCGTTTTCGCGACGCAACCGTCTGTGTGTCTGAACGTGTGAAGCAGGACTATCTGGAGGCTACTGGTCTTTCAGGACGAGACATTGTTGTGATCTATAATGGTGTTGATACTGAGAGATTCAGGCCCCGTGAGCTCTGGCGTGCTGGGAAGCGCAGCCCAAGCAGCGAGGTGAGAGCCCAGCTTGGGATCGGAGATGACGAGCAGCTCGTGGTTGCTGCTGGCCGGCTCATCCCACAGAAGAGACCTGAGCTGCTGCTCTCGGCTTTTGCAATTGTCCATGAGTCGCAGCCCGGGACGCGGCTGTTGGTTCTTGGGAGCGGCGAGCTTCACGATTCGCTCGTCGAGCTTTCGAGAAAACTTGGGATTGCGCACGCCGTCATATTCGCGGGTTACCGCAAGGACGTGGCCGAATGCCTTGCCGCCTCGGACGTATTTGTGTCATCCTCAGCAAAAGAGGGCTTCTCCAATGTGCTGTTGGAGGCGCTGGCCACGGGACTTCCGGCGGTTGTAACCGACGTCGGCGGCAACCGGGAGGCGGTTCGGGACGGCCAGGAGGGATTTCTGTGCGAGCCGTGCGCGGAGGGGCTTGCCGAGCGAGTTGTGCGCATTTTGACCGATGCTGAGCTTCGGAAGGAAATGTCGAGAAACGCAAGGAGCCGTGCGATGGAGTTCGGATTGGAGCGGATGGCGGATCAGACCGCGGCGCTTTATGAGCGGCTCCTTTCGCGGGGAATAGAGCGGGCGTCAGATGGATAACACGTTTGTTTTTGTGGCCGATCTCATGCTGCGAGGATTGACCACGTTCTTCTACGAATTAAGCGGCATGTTTTTCTCCCACTTCATACAATTCATGTTCGCCGTCCTGATCCTCGTGATGGTCAACATCGAGCGCAAGCGGACACACAGTAGGGAGTACACCTATCTGACGCTCGGGTTCATAGTGCTGATGTCCCAGGAGTATCTCAACTGCTCGGTCTTGGGTCTGCGAGTGATCGCTCACCTCTCTCCGGTGGAGCAGTATTCCGTCCTGCTAGATAGAGTGCTGGAGCTTTTCGCGCTGATAATCCTGACTACGGCCTTTCTGTATCCGGTGACCAGGCGGAAGATGTTTCTGCAAAAGATCATGGTCTATAACCTTCTATCCGCTGTCGGTATATCGCTGGCGGTGTTTGTCTCGTTCCATTTGCAGCAGCCACCTGTCGCCTTCGCTCTTCACTGGGGTTGTTGGCTCATCGCATCTCTCGATCTCGCGCTTCTGGCTGCGATCGTGTTCTACACCCTACTTGCGGGACGCAAATCGACGTGGCTTATCGTCGCTGCCGCATTGCTGTGGGCATTCGCGCAGGCGTGCATATTGCGGAACGTTCTTGGGTTCGAGGGCCGAGATTCTACGCTTGTGATGCTCAGCGAGACCGTCCCGATCTTCGTCTATGCGCTGCTGGTTCTCGCCATCTACAGGCAAATAGCCAGGCAATACATTAGCTTGCACCTTGCCACCCTGAAGAGCAAGCAGCGACTACAGGCGATTTTTGACGGCATAACTGATGGGATAATCACGCTGGACAAGAACCTGGGAGTCCTCAACGTAAACGAGAGTGAGCAGAGACTCCTGGGCCTTCCGGTAGAAGAGATAGTTGGCAAAAAGTGCCACGAGCTTTTCCAAAGAGGCGACCGACCATGCCCAAACTGCCCAGCGCTCACCACGCTCAGATCAGGTAAAAAGGCCTCCGCGGCGTTTCATGCTCCGAGGAAGGAGGGCGAGGAACCCTCGTTCCTCGAGGAGGAGGTGTTTCCGCTCTTCAACCAGGAGGGCGAGGTCGAGCAGGTAATACTTTACATCAAAGACACCACCGACCGGCACAAAATCGAGGACCGCATGAGGTCGCTCGATCGCCTCGCAGCGGTCGGCGAGATGGCAGCTCGGATAGCACACGAAATTCGCAACCCACTTGAGGCGATAAGCGGCTCCGCTGAGTATCTCGGCCAGACAGTAGATAGCGACTTGGTCAGGGAGTTCACCAAGATAATACGTGACGAGTCCAGGAGGCTTTCCAGCCTCACGAGGAATCTGCTCGACTACTCGACCCGCATCAACCTGAACCCCAAACTGAGCAACATCAACTACCTCGTAATGGATACCAAAAAACTCTTGAAGACCGAGTTCGACGAGGCGCAAGCAAAATTGAAGCTGCAACTTGACAGAGACCTGCCGGACACTCTCTTCGACCCCGGCCTGATCAAGCAGGTCCTGATAAACCTCGTAATCAATTCATTGGAGGCCGCGAAATCACCGGCCGTGGTTGTTTTGGGCACGCGCCTCAATCGCGACGGGCTCGGCGTCGGCGGGGCAGAGGGCCAAGAGCCGGTGGTGAGCGAGTTTATGTCGCTTGGCCCCGCACATCAGGTCGTTGGAGACGACGGACTGAAGGCCCGGAAGCACATCGCAATATACTGTCGCGATTTCGGCAAGGGGATGACTGAGAAGAGCATCGAGACCATCTTCAACCCATTCGTTACGAGCAAGGCCAAAGGCTCTGGGCTGGGACTTGCCACGAGCGAGAGGATTGTCTCGGAGCACAACGGGATGATCGAGGTCTATTCGCGCCTCGGCAAGGGGACGCTCTTCGTGGTCAGGTTGCCGTTCATAAGGGATGTGAACAGTTTCGGCTGACTGGGCCAGCCCCGCAGACCACCAAGCGTCGCGGACACCGGCCCATGTGCCGTCCATTTGCCGCTCGTGTCGACGTCAACCAGCCAGTAATCGTAGCTGACGCCCGCCTCGACGTTGCGGTCAACGAATCTGTATGAGGCGCCCGAGGCCGCCGTGCCCTCCGCTGCGATCAGATCGCCCACCTGCACGTAGTCGCTCGCGCCCGCAATCGCCCGATAGATAAGGAAGCCGGCGTTGTCGATCTCGGCGCCCGTCTGCCAGCGCAGCACGATGCTTGAGCCATGCGGCCGCGCCTCGAACGACACGAGCTCGATGTATGTGCAGCCGTGATATTCATAGTGGTAGCCCATATCAACGGTGTTGATGTCTAGAAAGCCGTTTACAGCGGTCGAGTATTCCTCGTTGTCCGCTCCGCCGAATGGATCGCTGCTGGGGTCTCCGGCGTCGATACATAGACTCCACTGAGCCTCGGGCCATCCGGCGCCGTCGTTCTCCTGCTTCAGGAAATACCCGTCATAATTGGTTTCCCCACCTCGTGAGCAGAATCGTGGGTCATTGTCAATGTTCCCAGTGCCTGCCCAGCCACCTTGAACATCGGAGTATGTGACTGTAACAGAACCGGGGCCGGCGATCTCGTCGGGCGAATTGCCCCAAAGAATCGAATTCTTCACCTCGGGTTCACAATCAGTATCCGCGTAAACCGCACCGCCACCATTAGCATTCGAGGCGCTGTTGTCAGCTAGGGTGCAGTTTCTGATAATCGGTGAGGATGGGGCGTACCCTGAACCAGTGCCTCCTTTGGAGCAGTATATACCACCCCCAGCGCCCTCAGTATCACCATCACCGTATTTCTCACCGGTTGCTTGATTCTGTTTGATGATGTTGTTTGTGATCGTCGGAGAGCTGTTGTCTAAGCAGCATATTCCGGCCCCGGCGCCGCAGGAGCGCTCTATGGAGTTGCTAGTGATTTGGTTGCTGTGAATCGTCGGCGATGACTGATAGCAGTATATGCCGCCGCCATATATTTCGGCCACGTTCCCCGCTATGATGTTGTTTTCAACGGTGGGGGAACTATACTCGCAGCAAATTCCGCCTGAGTTGCCAGTGATTTCGTTGCTTCTGATTGTGGGCGAACTTTCCTCGTTGCAGTATATCCCGCCCCCGGCGCCGCTGGAGCGCTCTACGGAGTTGCCAGTGATCTGGTTCTTCTCAATCATGGGCGAGCTGTTGTCCAAACAGCCTATCCCGGCGCCACACATTTCGGCCACGTTCTCCGCTATAGTGTTGCTGTCAATCGTCGGCGATGACTGATAGCAGTATATGCCGCCACCATAGCAGTAAGCGCTGCCGGAGGCCTCATTGTGTATGATATTATTCCCCGTGATCGTCGGATTAGAATAGGCGAAACAGGATATCCCGCCACCATGGCGTTCCGCGCAGTTGTGAGTAATCGTGTTATTTTCAATACTCGGCGAACTCAAATAGCAGCAGATTCCGGCACCCTCAGCACCTGATGTGTTCTCGCTGATGACGTTGTGTGAAATCGTCGCAGGACCGCTGCTGCCTAAGTATATGCCACCGCCGTAGCTATACGGCGATGAGCTTTCTGTTACGAGATTACTTGTGATAGTGTTGTTGGTGATCGTCAGGTAATCGCAGGCGGCGCAGAAGATTCCGCCACCTTTATACCTGGCAGTGTTGGAAATTATGGTGTTGTTCTGAATCGACACCGAACAAGACCAGGCGCAGTATATGCCCCCGCCAGTCTTGTCGGGAGCACTGGTACTGTCTGCCCGGCCTCCTGTTATCGTAAACCCTTCTATCGTCAGGTCGTTCACCGTATCGCAGTAGATCACATGATATGCGTCATCCTCCGCGTCAAGGATCGTTGTGTCTCGGTTCTCGCCCAACAGCGAGACCCAGCTCTCCATATAGAGGGGGAACGTCTCCCCGTTGTATGGGGGGGTTGAGGCGG from bacterium includes:
- a CDS encoding ATP-binding protein, which produces MDNTFVFVADLMLRGLTTFFYELSGMFFSHFIQFMFAVLILVMVNIERKRTHSREYTYLTLGFIVLMSQEYLNCSVLGLRVIAHLSPVEQYSVLLDRVLELFALIILTTAFLYPVTRRKMFLQKIMVYNLLSAVGISLAVFVSFHLQQPPVAFALHWGCWLIASLDLALLAAIVFYTLLAGRKSTWLIVAAALLWAFAQACILRNVLGFEGRDSTLVMLSETVPIFVYALLVLAIYRQIARQYISLHLATLKSKQRLQAIFDGITDGIITLDKNLGVLNVNESEQRLLGLPVEEIVGKKCHELFQRGDRPCPNCPALTTLRSGKKASAAFHAPRKEGEEPSFLEEEVFPLFNQEGEVEQVILYIKDTTDRHKIEDRMRSLDRLAAVGEMAARIAHEIRNPLEAISGSAEYLGQTVDSDLVREFTKIIRDESRRLSSLTRNLLDYSTRINLNPKLSNINYLVMDTKKLLKTEFDEAQAKLKLQLDRDLPDTLFDPGLIKQVLINLVINSLEAAKSPAVVVLGTRLNRDGLGVGGAEGQEPVVSEFMSLGPAHQVVGDDGLKARKHIAIYCRDFGKGMTEKSIETIFNPFVTSKAKGSGLGLATSERIVSEHNGMIEVYSRLGKGTLFVVRLPFIRDVNSFG
- a CDS encoding PQQ-binding-like beta-propeller repeat protein gives rise to the protein MFLRREMTLTLATMITVLAIMVTGALADDVWPMHQMNPKHTGRSPHRGPKSPTIRWTYQTDGEVACSPAIGPDSIVYLGTYAGTFYAIDSDGTLHWTYDAPGGGFYYSDPAVAQDGTLYVGGERDHKFYAINSDSTLKWSYTTGDRVCSAPSIGADGTVYVGSVDNRLYAFNPDGTVKWSFTAACDVDASPALAADGTIYISSYYSGGLYAINPDGTQKWKISESNMGWATVTIDEEGILYVPTGYNGHVWSVDPADGSIIWDYNVGVRVHTSLALGEDGVVYVGDYNGKVSALWPDGSLKWSYDTGESHASSPIIDDDGVVFFCTRNGDDGTAWAIEPDGTLLWSLEIAGRVGWMLGPSLGEDGTLYCVNPDGVLYAIGDYPVSYYVNGDSGSDSYDGMRPTYDGTHGPWQTITHALDTVSGSEAEPVTIHVAAGTYAASTPPYNGETFPLYMESWVSLLGENRDTTILDAEDDAYHVIYCDTVNDLTIEGFTITGGRADSTSAPDKTGGGIYCAWSCSVSIQNNTIISNTARYKGGGIFCAACDYLTITNNTITSNLVTESSSPYSYGGGIYLGSSGPATISHNVISENTSGAEGAGICCYLSSPSIENNTITHNCAERHGGGISCFAYSNPTITGNNIIHNEASGSAYCYGGGIYCYQSSPTIDSNTIAENVAEMCGAGIGCLDNSSPMIEKNQITGNSVERSSGAGGGIYCNEESSPTIRSNEITGNSGGICCEYSSPTVENNIIAGNVAEIYGGGIYCYQSSPTIHSNQITSNSIERSCGAGAGICCLDNSSPTITNNIIKQNQATGEKYGDGDTEGAGGGIYCSKGGTGSGYAPSSPIIRNCTLADNSASNANGGGAVYADTDCEPEVKNSILWGNSPDEIAGPGSVTVTYSDVQGGWAGTGNIDNDPRFCSRGGETNYDGYFLKQENDGAGWPEAQWSLCIDAGDPSSDPFGGADNEEYSTAVNGFLDINTVDMGYHYEYHGCTYIELVSFEARPHGSSIVLRWQTGAEIDNAGFLIYRAIAGASDYVQVGDLIAAEGTAASGASYRFVDRNVEAGVSYDYWLVDVDTSGKWTAHGPVSATLGGLRGWPSQPKLFTSLMNGNLTTKSVPLPRRE